A single genomic interval of Ramlibacter sp. harbors:
- a CDS encoding GntR family transcriptional regulator encodes MRLIQNSLHDEVAATLRDRIFAGELLPGAFIDEVTLAEEMAISRTPLREALKVLTAEGLLRHEPRRGCFVNEVTEQDLDEIFPVIALLEGRCAFEAARNASDADLAALETLHERLQRHARAKRINDYYEANFAIHEAIITLANNRWLAQVIGDLRKIVKLARLQQLHAPGRLEQSLSEHMAVFAALKARDAEGAEVAMRTHLTRQRVALRELARNQKSRLTA; translated from the coding sequence ATGCGCCTCATCCAGAACTCCCTGCACGACGAAGTCGCCGCCACCCTGCGTGACCGGATTTTTGCGGGCGAGCTGCTGCCCGGGGCCTTCATTGACGAGGTGACGCTGGCCGAGGAGATGGCCATCTCGCGAACGCCGCTGCGCGAGGCGCTCAAGGTGCTCACGGCCGAAGGCCTGCTGCGCCATGAACCCAGGCGCGGCTGCTTCGTCAACGAGGTGACCGAACAGGACCTGGACGAGATCTTCCCGGTGATCGCGCTGCTCGAGGGGCGCTGCGCCTTCGAGGCGGCGCGCAACGCCAGCGACGCCGACCTGGCCGCGCTGGAGACGCTGCACGAGCGGCTGCAGCGCCATGCGCGGGCCAAGCGCATCAACGACTACTACGAAGCCAACTTCGCGATCCATGAGGCCATCATCACGCTGGCCAACAACCGCTGGCTGGCGCAGGTGATTGGCGACCTGCGCAAGATCGTCAAGCTGGCGCGGCTGCAGCAGCTGCATGCCCCGGGCCGGCTCGAGCAGAGCCTGTCCGAGCACATGGCGGTGTTTGCCGCGCTCAAGGCGCGCGACGCCGAGGGCGCCGAGGTCGCCATGCGCACCCACCTGACGCGCCAGCGCGTGGCGCTGCGCGAACTGGCCCGCAACCAGAAATCAAGGCTGACCGCATGA
- a CDS encoding GbsR/MarR family transcriptional regulator, with amino-acid sequence MPLQDHLPPLNRQFVAHFGEMGSKWGINRTVGQIYALIFISQRALNADEIAEMLEFSRSNVSMGLKELQAWRLVRLRHQSGDRREYFEAPGDVWEIFRVLAEERRRREIEPTLSMLRMALLEEPTNDEERHAQERMRQMHELIDRLMTWFDDVQKLAPETAMQLMGMGATVTKVLEFKDRVTGRSPNRPREQ; translated from the coding sequence ATGCCACTGCAAGACCACCTCCCTCCCCTGAACCGCCAGTTCGTCGCGCACTTTGGCGAAATGGGCAGCAAGTGGGGCATCAACCGTACCGTGGGCCAGATCTATGCACTGATCTTCATCTCGCAGCGCGCGCTCAATGCCGACGAGATTGCCGAGATGCTGGAGTTCTCGCGCTCCAACGTGAGCATGGGCCTGAAGGAGCTGCAGGCCTGGCGGCTGGTGCGGCTGCGCCACCAGAGCGGCGACCGGCGCGAGTACTTCGAGGCGCCGGGCGATGTCTGGGAAATCTTCCGCGTGCTGGCCGAGGAGCGGCGCCGCCGCGAGATCGAACCCACGCTGTCGATGCTGCGCATGGCGCTGCTGGAGGAACCCACCAACGACGAAGAGCGCCACGCCCAGGAGCGCATGCGCCAGATGCACGAGCTGATCGACCGGCTCATGACCTGGTTTGACGACGTGCAGAAGCTGGCGCCCGAGACCGCCATGCAGCTCATGGGCATGGGCGCCACCGTGACCAAGGTGCTCGAATTCAAGGACCGCGTCACGGGCCGGTCCCCCAACCGCCCCAGGGAGCAATGA
- a CDS encoding cytochrome ubiquinol oxidase subunit I yields MDALVLSRIQFAANISFHILFPTINIALCWFLVYFRFRHTAARGTAQAQGWEEAYYFWTKIFALTFALGVVSGVTMSFQFGTNWPGYMERAGNIAGPLLGYEVLTAFFLEATFLGIMLFGRGRVSDRVHLVATLMVAGGTTLSAFWILSLNSWMQTPAGFTLIDGRMHAESWLAIVFNPSFPYRLTHKLLASTLTAGFLIAGLSAFQLLRKTSNAGTHHALRAAVVAVAVAIPLQIIAGDAHGLNTLEHQPAKIAAIEGIWHTEKSAPLTLFGWPNEKEGRTDYAIQVPKLASLILAHDINAEIQGLNEFPNAHPPVAPVFWSFRVMVGMGMLMLAVAWWCAWTLWRQRSARPEPVEGPAGASTDSARTGVSGFSIWQLRVLAAMTFSGWVATLAGWFVTEIGRQPFLVYGVFRTADLVAEHPPQMVLSTLIAYLLVYAFLLVSYVMVLMYMAQHPAQVTAETPQSAKAGAPIGGPA; encoded by the coding sequence ATGGACGCCCTTGTGCTCTCGCGCATCCAGTTCGCCGCGAACATCAGCTTTCACATCCTGTTCCCCACCATCAACATCGCGCTGTGCTGGTTCCTGGTTTACTTCCGCTTCCGCCACACGGCGGCGCGCGGCACGGCCCAGGCCCAGGGCTGGGAAGAGGCCTACTACTTCTGGACCAAGATCTTTGCGCTGACCTTTGCGCTGGGCGTGGTGTCGGGCGTGACCATGAGCTTCCAGTTCGGCACCAACTGGCCGGGCTACATGGAGCGGGCCGGCAACATCGCCGGGCCGCTTTTGGGCTATGAAGTGCTCACCGCGTTCTTCCTGGAGGCCACCTTCCTGGGCATCATGCTGTTTGGCCGGGGCCGCGTGTCGGACCGCGTGCACCTGGTGGCCACGCTGATGGTGGCCGGTGGCACCACGCTGTCGGCGTTCTGGATTTTGAGCCTCAACTCGTGGATGCAGACGCCCGCGGGCTTCACCCTGATCGACGGCAGGATGCACGCCGAAAGCTGGCTGGCGATTGTGTTCAACCCCTCGTTCCCCTACCGGCTCACGCACAAGCTGCTGGCCTCCACGCTGACCGCGGGCTTCCTGATAGCCGGGCTGTCGGCCTTCCAGCTGCTGCGCAAGACCAGCAATGCCGGCACCCACCATGCCCTGCGCGCCGCCGTGGTGGCCGTGGCGGTGGCCATCCCGCTGCAGATCATCGCGGGCGACGCGCACGGCCTGAACACACTGGAGCACCAGCCCGCCAAGATTGCCGCGATCGAGGGCATCTGGCACACCGAAAAGAGCGCCCCGCTCACCCTGTTTGGCTGGCCCAACGAGAAGGAGGGCCGCACCGACTACGCCATCCAGGTGCCCAAGCTGGCCAGCCTGATCCTGGCGCACGACATCAACGCCGAAATCCAGGGCCTGAACGAATTCCCCAACGCACACCCGCCCGTGGCCCCGGTGTTCTGGAGCTTTCGCGTGATGGTGGGCATGGGCATGCTGATGCTGGCCGTGGCCTGGTGGTGCGCGTGGACGCTGTGGCGCCAAAGATCCGCTCGCCCTGAGCCTGTCGAAGGGCCCGCAGGTGCTTCGACAGACTCAGCCCGAACGGGAGTTTCTGGCTTCTCCATCTGGCAACTGCGCGTGCTCGCCGCCATGACCTTCTCGGGCTGGGTGGCCACATTGGCCGGCTGGTTCGTGACCGAGATTGGCCGCCAGCCCTTCCTGGTGTATGGCGTGTTCCGCACCGCCGACCTGGTGGCCGAACACCCGCCGCAGATGGTGCTGTCCACCCTCATCGCCTACCTGCTGGTCTATGCCTTTCTGCTGGTGTCGTACGTGATGGTGCTGATGTACATGGCGCAACACCCGGCGCAGGTCACCGCTGAAACCCCGCAAAGCGCCAAGGCCGGCGCTCCCATTGGCGGCCCCGCCTGA
- a CDS encoding cytochrome d ubiquinol oxidase subunit II, with product MSWNEILPLIFMAVMGLSLLAYVVLDGYDLGVGILLPFATDAEKDIMVSSIGPFWDANETWLVLGVGVLLVAFPQAHGLVLSALYLPVAVMLIGLILRGVAFDFRVKARDSHKTTWNRLFALGSLLAAMAQGWMLGSYLTGFDHDRWSLLFSAGIALTLPTAYAMLGAGWLIMKTWDELQLRAVGWARAVLWPMGLALVGISMATPLVSTTVFDKWFSMPEFIGLLPIPLACAAAFYAALHTLTKPRVVAAGYGWVVFASTVLIFMLAFLGLAYSIYPYIVINKLTVWQAASAHESLVVIFIGVAITLPAIIAYTIFMYRVFWGRASTLSYGPGH from the coding sequence ATGAGCTGGAACGAAATCCTTCCGCTGATCTTCATGGCCGTGATGGGCCTGTCGCTGCTGGCCTATGTGGTGCTGGATGGCTATGACCTGGGCGTGGGCATCCTGCTGCCCTTTGCCACCGACGCCGAGAAAGACATCATGGTCTCCAGCATCGGTCCGTTCTGGGACGCCAACGAAACCTGGCTGGTGCTGGGCGTGGGCGTGCTGCTGGTGGCGTTTCCACAGGCGCACGGGCTGGTGCTGTCGGCGCTGTACCTGCCGGTGGCGGTGATGCTGATCGGGCTGATCCTGCGCGGCGTGGCGTTTGACTTCCGGGTCAAGGCGCGCGACTCGCACAAGACCACCTGGAACCGCCTGTTTGCACTGGGCTCGCTGCTGGCCGCCATGGCCCAGGGCTGGATGCTGGGCAGCTACCTCACGGGCTTTGACCACGACCGCTGGTCGCTGCTGTTCAGCGCCGGCATTGCGCTGACCCTGCCCACCGCCTACGCCATGCTGGGCGCGGGCTGGCTCATCATGAAGACCTGGGACGAACTGCAGCTCAGGGCCGTGGGCTGGGCCCGCGCCGTGCTCTGGCCCATGGGCCTGGCGCTGGTGGGCATCTCCATGGCCACGCCGCTGGTCAGCACCACGGTGTTTGACAAATGGTTCAGCATGCCCGAGTTCATTGGTCTGCTGCCCATCCCGCTGGCCTGCGCCGCCGCGTTTTATGCGGCGCTGCACACGCTGACCAAGCCCCGGGTGGTGGCCGCCGGCTACGGCTGGGTGGTGTTTGCCAGCACGGTGCTGATCTTCATGCTGGCCTTTCTGGGGCTGGCCTACAGCATCTACCCGTACATCGTCATCAACAAGCTCACCGTGTGGCAGGCCGCCAGCGCGCACGAGTCGCTGGTGGTGATCTTCATCGGTGTGGCCATCACCCTGCCCGCGATCATTGCGTACACCATCTTCATGTACCGCGTGTTCTGGGGCCGGGCCAGCACGCTGAGCTATGGCCCGGGCCACTGA
- a CDS encoding DUF2867 domain-containing protein — protein MSTPFAGATPVAIPAGASIARIYPSTHLADAFSIQLPPGTTADPERLARFIFAQQAPWVSGLMKMRDALVSPFGLKTAKQLTAQPEGAASPRVGIFRIYSKAADEILLGEDDRHLDFRVSVHCSDAAAPGGPRQLTVSTVVHCHNALGRSYILLIAPFHRQVVRSMLERAARAGWPAASDTEGLGRR, from the coding sequence ATGTCCACCCCGTTTGCCGGCGCCACACCCGTCGCCATCCCCGCCGGCGCCAGCATTGCGCGCATCTACCCATCGACCCACCTCGCGGATGCGTTCTCGATTCAATTGCCGCCCGGCACCACGGCCGACCCCGAACGGCTTGCCCGCTTCATCTTTGCCCAGCAGGCGCCGTGGGTCAGTGGGCTCATGAAAATGCGCGATGCGCTGGTGTCGCCCTTCGGCCTGAAGACCGCGAAGCAATTGACGGCCCAGCCCGAGGGGGCGGCCAGCCCGAGGGTCGGCATTTTCAGGATCTACAGCAAGGCGGCCGATGAAATCCTGCTGGGCGAGGACGACAGGCACCTGGACTTCCGCGTGTCGGTGCACTGCTCTGACGCTGCGGCACCTGGCGGGCCCCGCCAGCTCACCGTGTCCACCGTCGTCCATTGCCACAACGCGCTGGGGCGCAGCTACATCCTGCTGATCGCGCCGTTTCACCGGCAGGTGGTCCGGTCCATGCTGGAACGCGCGGCACGGGCCGGCTGGCCTGCGGCCAGCGACACTGAGGGCCTTGGCCGACGGTGA
- a CDS encoding ATP-binding protein, which produces MSSTLHFFCGKAGAGKSTIARQVASEQNALLISEDVWLARLFGDQMKTLDDYRKFALKLKSVVGPLVVDLLKSGQSVVLDFPANTRATRAWFRTVFEPAGAAHVLHLVQTPDTVCLERIGKRNVERPEGSHHLSEEDFEFISSFFEPPEEAEGFHVRAYDA; this is translated from the coding sequence ATGAGCTCCACCCTCCACTTCTTCTGCGGCAAGGCCGGCGCCGGCAAGAGCACCATCGCCAGGCAGGTGGCCAGCGAGCAGAACGCACTGCTGATCAGCGAAGACGTCTGGCTCGCCCGCCTGTTTGGCGACCAGATGAAGACCCTGGACGACTACCGCAAGTTTGCGCTCAAGCTCAAGTCAGTCGTTGGCCCGCTGGTGGTGGACCTGCTGAAGTCCGGGCAGTCCGTGGTGCTGGACTTTCCGGCCAACACCCGGGCCACACGCGCCTGGTTCCGCACGGTGTTCGAACCCGCAGGCGCCGCCCATGTCCTGCACCTGGTGCAGACGCCGGACACCGTGTGCCTTGAACGCATTGGCAAGCGCAATGTGGAGCGCCCCGAAGGGTCGCATCACCTCAGCGAGGAAGACTTTGAATTCATCTCGTCGTTCTTCGAGCCGCCTGAAGAGGCAGAGGGATTCCATGTCAGGGCGTACGATGCCTGA
- a CDS encoding group II truncated hemoglobin, producing MPDTNIPTLYEWLGGIDALNRLTTRFYEHVHQDELLQPVFAHMAADHPGHVAAFLGEVLGGPAAYSAAHGGHPHMIRQHLNRHLTQGMRRRWVGLLLATADELGLPDDPEFRSALVGYLEWGSRLAVINSQAGATVDEHAPMPRWGWGEVKGPYQG from the coding sequence ATGCCTGACACCAACATACCCACCCTCTACGAATGGCTCGGCGGCATCGACGCGCTGAATCGCCTGACCACGCGCTTCTACGAGCATGTCCATCAGGACGAATTGCTCCAGCCGGTCTTTGCGCACATGGCGGCCGATCATCCGGGGCATGTGGCGGCCTTTCTGGGTGAGGTGCTGGGCGGCCCGGCGGCTTACTCGGCCGCGCACGGCGGCCATCCCCACATGATCCGCCAGCATCTCAACCGCCACCTCACGCAGGGCATGAGGCGCCGCTGGGTGGGCTTGCTGCTGGCAACGGCGGATGAGCTGGGCCTGCCCGACGATCCCGAGTTCCGCTCGGCGCTGGTGGGCTATCTCGAATGGGGCTCCCGGCTGGCCGTGATCAATTCGCAGGCGGGCGCCACCGTGGATGAGCATGCGCCCATGCCGCGTTGGGGCTGGGGCGAAGTCAAGGGCCCGTACCAGGGCTGA
- a CDS encoding TfoX/Sxy family protein, protein MAFDEGLAQRVREALGPQSGITERRMFGGLAFLLDGKMFVGISGEKLMARVGAQHYADALALPHVREMTFTGRPLKGYVYIDPPGLVEDDALAAWVTWCASHVAALPAKKPK, encoded by the coding sequence ATGGCATTCGACGAAGGTCTGGCCCAGCGCGTGCGCGAAGCACTGGGCCCTCAATCCGGCATCACCGAGCGCAGGATGTTCGGCGGCCTGGCATTTCTGCTGGACGGCAAGATGTTCGTGGGCATCTCGGGCGAGAAGCTGATGGCCCGCGTGGGGGCGCAGCATTATGCCGATGCCCTGGCCCTGCCCCATGTCCGCGAAATGACGTTCACGGGCCGGCCGCTCAAGGGCTATGTCTACATTGACCCGCCGGGTCTGGTGGAAGACGACGCCCTGGCCGCCTGGGTGACCTGGTGCGCCAGCCATGTCGCTGCCCTGCCAGCCAAAAAGCCGAAATAA
- a CDS encoding SRPBCC family protein: MTTGTVRLHRVLKAPPERVYRAFLTPDAMAKWLPPYGFTCQVHSMDARVGGSYKMSFTNFSAGQGSGNSFGGEYRELVPHEKISYTASFDDPNLPGQMVTTIVLRPVMCGTDISIVQEGIPAVIPTEMCYLGWQESLEQLARLVEPEIPG, encoded by the coding sequence ATGACCACCGGCACCGTTCGTCTGCACCGCGTCCTCAAAGCCCCGCCCGAGCGCGTTTACCGCGCCTTTCTCACGCCCGACGCGATGGCCAAGTGGCTGCCGCCCTATGGCTTCACCTGCCAGGTGCACAGCATGGACGCGCGCGTGGGCGGCAGCTACAAGATGTCGTTCACCAACTTCTCGGCGGGCCAGGGCAGCGGCAATTCGTTCGGTGGCGAATACCGCGAACTGGTGCCCCATGAAAAGATCAGCTACACCGCGAGTTTTGACGACCCCAACCTGCCCGGGCAGATGGTCACCACCATCGTGCTGCGCCCGGTGATGTGCGGCACCGACATCAGCATCGTGCAGGAGGGCATCCCCGCGGTCATTCCCACCGAGATGTGCTACCTGGGCTGGCAGGAGTCACTGGAGCAACTGGCCCGGCTGGTGGAACCAGAAATTCCGGGCTGA
- a CDS encoding amidohydrolase has protein sequence MVRTLATALLTLLLAACAAAPPPAPAERAAARQLRVIRAPAPAAPVSPAAHNTATVAFVDVHVHLNDAPMQLELMQRFGVERAVVFWGRNSDNDSVAAMARQHPDRFIAFASVSPERASYRKAWDADDATLLKQLDELLASGRFRGIGEISVTHFPSPGFPEADYNPSGFMTRGILALGRKHRLPVMLHVELTRLRELSALLDEFADVPVIWAHGGYTPLFIAQRMLAQHPNLYYELSARTWPVHPRSPDYTLLHDGQHVWPQWLALIEAQPDRFLVGSDASHRSLGSDAAKLESVQSFLRQLSPAAQERVARGNILKLIQTRP, from the coding sequence ATGGTTCGTACCCTCGCAACTGCCCTTCTCACCCTGCTGCTCGCGGCCTGCGCGGCCGCGCCGCCGCCCGCACCCGCCGAACGCGCGGCGGCCAGGCAGCTGCGGGTGATTCGCGCGCCAGCACCCGCGGCCCCGGTCAGCCCGGCCGCGCACAACACGGCGACCGTGGCGTTTGTCGATGTGCATGTGCACCTGAACGACGCGCCGATGCAGCTTGAGCTGATGCAGCGGTTTGGCGTGGAGCGCGCGGTGGTGTTCTGGGGCCGCAACAGCGACAACGACTCGGTGGCCGCCATGGCCAGGCAACACCCGGACCGCTTCATTGCATTTGCCTCGGTCTCGCCGGAGCGCGCCAGTTACCGGAAGGCCTGGGACGCCGACGACGCCACGCTGCTCAAGCAGCTGGACGAGCTGCTGGCCTCGGGCCGGTTCCGCGGCATTGGCGAGATTTCGGTCACGCACTTTCCCTCGCCCGGCTTCCCCGAGGCGGACTACAACCCGTCGGGGTTCATGACGCGCGGCATCCTGGCGCTGGGCCGCAAGCACCGCCTGCCCGTGATGCTGCATGTCGAGCTGACGCGGCTGCGCGAGTTGTCGGCGCTGCTGGACGAATTTGCCGATGTGCCGGTCATCTGGGCGCACGGTGGCTACACGCCGCTGTTCATCGCGCAGCGCATGCTGGCGCAGCACCCCAACCTGTATTACGAGCTGAGCGCAAGAACCTGGCCCGTGCACCCCCGCTCACCCGACTACACCCTGCTGCATGACGGCCAGCATGTCTGGCCGCAGTGGCTGGCCCTGATCGAGGCCCAGCCCGACCGCTTCCTTGTGGGCAGCGATGCCAGCCACCGCTCGCTGGGCAGCGACGCCGCCAAGCTTGAGAGCGTGCAGTCGTTTCTGCGCCAGCTCAGCCCGGCCGCGCAGGAGCGCGTGGCCCGGGGCAACATCCTCAAGCTGATTCAAACGCGGCCATGA
- a CDS encoding nitronate monooxygenase, which yields MSKLPQSLQNLRLPVIGSPLFIISNPKLVIEQCKAGIIGAMPALNARPAAQLEDWLAEITETLAAYNKAHPDRPAAPFAINQIVHKSNDRLEHDMEMVVKYKVPVIITSLGARTDVNDAIHSYGGVVLHDIINNMFARKAIEKGADGLIAVAAGAGGHAGVKSPFALIQEIRQWFDGPLALSGSISTGGAVLAAQAMGADFAYIGSAFIATEEARASDAYKQAIVDGNSDDIVYSSLFTGVHGNYLKPSIIAAGMDPDNLPEGDVKTMNFAGGEGSKSKAWKDIWGCGQGIGAVTEVLPAGKLVDRLAREYDQARARLMPQAEAALA from the coding sequence ATGTCCAAGCTTCCCCAGTCACTGCAGAACCTGCGCCTGCCCGTCATTGGCTCGCCGCTGTTCATCATCAGCAATCCCAAGCTCGTGATCGAGCAGTGCAAGGCCGGCATCATCGGCGCCATGCCCGCGCTCAATGCGCGCCCGGCCGCGCAGTTGGAAGACTGGCTGGCTGAAATCACCGAGACCCTGGCCGCCTACAACAAGGCCCACCCTGACAGGCCCGCCGCGCCCTTTGCCATCAACCAGATCGTGCACAAGAGCAATGACCGGCTTGAGCACGACATGGAAATGGTCGTCAAGTACAAGGTGCCCGTCATCATCACCAGCCTGGGCGCGCGCACCGACGTGAACGACGCCATCCACAGCTATGGCGGCGTGGTGCTGCACGACATCATCAACAACATGTTTGCCCGCAAGGCCATCGAGAAGGGCGCCGACGGCCTGATCGCCGTGGCGGCCGGTGCCGGCGGCCATGCGGGCGTGAAGAGCCCGTTCGCGCTGATCCAGGAAATCCGCCAGTGGTTTGACGGCCCGCTGGCGCTCAGCGGCTCCATTTCCACGGGCGGCGCGGTGCTGGCGGCCCAGGCCATGGGCGCTGACTTTGCCTACATCGGCTCGGCCTTCATCGCCACCGAGGAGGCCCGCGCCAGCGACGCCTACAAGCAGGCCATCGTGGACGGCAACAGCGACGACATCGTCTACAGCAGCCTGTTCACGGGCGTGCATGGCAACTACCTCAAGCCCAGCATCATCGCGGCCGGCATGGACCCCGACAACCTGCCCGAGGGCGATGTCAAGACCATGAACTTTGCCGGCGGCGAAGGCAGCAAGAGCAAGGCCTGGAAAGACATCTGGGGCTGCGGCCAGGGCATTGGCGCCGTGACCGAGGTGCTGCCCGCCGGCAAGCTGGTGGACCGGCTCGCCCGCGAGTACGACCAGGCCCGCGCCCGCCTGATGCCGCAGGCCGAGGCCGCGCTGGCCTGA
- a CDS encoding acyl-CoA dehydrogenase, with protein MSYTAPVKDMLFDIRHLAHIDQVAQIPGFEEAGYDTAQAVLEECAKFNEGVLAPLNREGDINPSSWKDGKVTTTPGFKDAFRQYAEGGWQGLQHPVDFGGQGLPKTIGAACGEMLNSANMSFALCPLLTDGAIEALLTAGSDELKAIYLEKLVSGQWTGTMNLTEPQAGSDLALVRTRAEPQPDGSYKIFGTKIFITYGEHDMAENIVHLVLARVVGAPEGVKGISLFVVPKFMVGKDGALGARNDAHCVSIEHKLGIKASPTAVLQFGDHGGAVGYLVGQENRGLEYMFIMMNAARYAVGVQGIAIAERAYQKAVAYARDRVQSRPVDGSINASAPIIHHPDVKRMLMTMRAYTEGCRAMATVAAAAYDAAHHHPDADVRKQNAAFYEFMVPLVKGYSTEMSLEVTSLGVQVHGGMGFIEETGAAQYYRDAKILTIYEGTTAIQANDLVGRKTARDGGQTAKAIAAQIEKTEAELGRSGTDAARAMARRLKAAREAFVDVVDFVAGNTKASPNAVFAGSVPYLMLAGNLVAGWQMARALLVAQELSAKGEDKAFMDAKVTTARFYADHILSKVPGIRDSIVEGADSVTELALDAF; from the coding sequence ATGAGCTATACCGCCCCCGTCAAGGACATGCTGTTCGACATCCGGCACCTGGCGCACATCGACCAGGTGGCGCAGATCCCGGGCTTTGAAGAAGCCGGCTACGACACCGCCCAGGCCGTGCTCGAAGAGTGCGCCAAGTTCAACGAGGGCGTGCTCGCGCCGCTGAACCGCGAGGGGGACATCAACCCCAGCAGCTGGAAGGACGGCAAGGTCACCACCACGCCGGGCTTCAAGGACGCGTTCCGGCAATACGCCGAGGGCGGCTGGCAGGGTCTGCAGCACCCGGTGGACTTTGGCGGCCAGGGCCTGCCCAAGACCATCGGCGCGGCCTGCGGCGAGATGCTCAACTCCGCCAACATGAGCTTTGCGCTGTGCCCGCTGCTGACTGACGGCGCGATCGAGGCCTTGCTCACGGCCGGCTCCGACGAGCTCAAGGCCATCTACCTCGAAAAACTGGTCAGCGGCCAGTGGACCGGCACCATGAACCTGACCGAGCCGCAGGCCGGCAGTGACCTGGCGCTGGTGCGCACCCGCGCCGAGCCGCAGCCCGACGGCAGCTACAAGATTTTTGGCACCAAGATCTTCATCACCTACGGTGAGCACGACATGGCCGAGAACATCGTCCATCTGGTGCTGGCCCGCGTGGTGGGCGCGCCCGAGGGCGTCAAGGGCATCAGCCTGTTCGTTGTGCCCAAGTTCATGGTCGGCAAGGACGGCGCGCTGGGCGCGCGCAATGACGCGCACTGCGTGAGCATCGAGCACAAGCTGGGCATCAAGGCATCGCCCACCGCCGTGCTGCAGTTTGGCGACCATGGGGGGGCTGTGGGCTACCTCGTGGGCCAGGAGAACCGCGGCCTGGAATACATGTTCATCATGATGAACGCCGCGCGCTACGCCGTGGGCGTGCAGGGCATTGCGATTGCCGAGCGCGCTTACCAGAAGGCCGTGGCCTACGCCAGGGACCGCGTGCAAAGCCGTCCGGTGGACGGCAGCATCAACGCCAGCGCGCCCATCATTCACCACCCCGACGTCAAGCGCATGCTGATGACCATGCGGGCCTACACCGAGGGCTGCCGCGCCATGGCCACGGTGGCCGCTGCCGCGTATGACGCCGCGCACCACCACCCGGATGCCGACGTGCGCAAGCAGAACGCGGCCTTTTACGAGTTCATGGTGCCGCTGGTCAAGGGCTACAGCACCGAGATGAGCCTGGAAGTCACCAGCCTGGGCGTGCAGGTGCATGGCGGCATGGGCTTCATCGAGGAAACCGGCGCGGCACAGTACTACCGCGACGCCAAGATCCTGACCATCTACGAAGGCACCACCGCCATCCAGGCCAACGACCTCGTGGGCCGCAAGACCGCGCGCGACGGCGGGCAGACGGCCAAGGCCATTGCCGCGCAGATCGAGAAGACCGAGGCCGAGCTGGGCCGCAGCGGCACGGACGCCGCCAGGGCCATGGCGCGCCGCCTCAAGGCCGCGCGTGAAGCCTTTGTGGATGTGGTGGACTTTGTGGCCGGCAACACCAAGGCCAGCCCCAACGCCGTGTTTGCCGGCAGCGTGCCCTACCTGATGCTGGCGGGCAACCTGGTGGCCGGCTGGCAGATGGCCCGCGCGCTGCTCGTGGCGCAAGAGCTGTCCGCCAAGGGGGAAGACAAGGCCTTCATGGACGCCAAGGTCACGACCGCGCGCTTTTACGCCGACCACATCCTCAGCAAGGTGCCCGGCATCCGCGACAGCATCGTCGAAGGCGCTGACAGCGTGACCGAACTGGCGCTCGACGCCTTCTGA